The genomic region CCGGGGTCGTACGTCTGCGGGATCGACGCGGCGATGGACGTGATCGGCGGCAAGTGGAAGGTGCTGATCCTCTGGGCGCTGCACGAGCGGCCCTGCCGCTTCGGCGAGCTGCGCCGCGAGCTGCCGGGGATCACCGAGAAGGTGCTGGCCTCGCACCTGCGGGAGATGGAGGCCGACGGCCTGGTGCACCGCGAGGCGTACGACGAGGTGCCGCCCCGGGTGGAGTACTCGCTGACCCCCCGGGGCGTCTCCCTGAACGAGGCACTGGAACCGCTGGGGGCCTGGGGGAAGGCCAACGTGCTGGGAGGGTCACCGGCTGCCGGTCAGATGCGCGAAGACGACGACGTTCCCCTGGTACCCGGAGCCGCGTGAGTAGCCGCCGCCGCAGGTGATGACCCGCAGCTCGGGGCGGCGGGCGGCGC from Streptomyces chartreusis NRRL 3882 harbors:
- a CDS encoding winged helix-turn-helix transcriptional regulator, with translation MGTRGRRPGSYVCGIDAAMDVIGGKWKVLILWALHERPCRFGELRRELPGITEKVLASHLREMEADGLVHREAYDEVPPRVEYSLTPRGVSLNEALEPLGAWGKANVLGGSPAAGQMREDDDVPLVPGAA